The genome window TAATTTAAAACACTCTACAACCTTAAATCAGAAGCTTTTTAATTATCCGCCTAAAGTGACATCTTGTGTATCATACCAACTAAATGCATCTTTTATATCATCACTTTTAAAATCCGGCCAATAATTATCTATAACATAAAAGTCTGCATAAATTGATTGTACAGGAAGGAAACCGCTTAATCTCCTTCTTCCACCCCATCTGATTATCAAATCTAGTCTAGATACATCAAATGACTGTATGTAATCCTGTATATTATTTTTACTTACATTTTCTACTCCTGATATATTATTTAAGTCCCAATACCATCCATAATTTACCAGAAGATTTGCTTTTATTTGACCTTCTTTAGCTTTAATTCTATTAGTATATGGTAATAATTCCTCTGGGAACATTGGAGATTTTGTATTTCCAACAACGAGTAAAGCCGCACCTTCATCTATTAATATATTTGCAGCATCAATACATGCTTTTGTAAAAGCTTTTGTCTGCACTGATGGACGTCTTGTATTATCAGTTGTAAATCCATAAAAAGTTACTTCTTCACAACCTAAATCTCTACATAATCTATAAGATTCTAATCCAGGGTCTATTCCGCTTTTATATCCTTTATCTTTTGTCATACCATTCTGACTTGCCCATCTTCTGTTTCCATCTGGTATAATTCCTACATGTTTTGGTATTCTCATTTCTAATCACCTCTTAATAGGTATTATTATCAAAATATTACATTATTAATCAAAACTGTAACATTAAATACATTTATTTTTATATAATTATGTAGTAAACTAATTTAAGATGGAATTAAAAAAACTTGGAGGTTTATCATGAAAAAAATTTTAATATTGTTTTTTTCGATAATCTTATCATTAGGAATGGTTGGTTGTTCTTCAAGTGGTGATTACAAAAACGTTTCTACATCAAGAATTGAAAGGGCATTAAAATCTGCTGATTTACTTATAAAAGAATCAAAAATCTTTGATGCAAAGGAATTTAACTATTTCAATGATGTGGAGGAAGACATCATTCAAGGTTTTGTAATTAATTCTTCTGAAAAATTATCTCTAGAAGATATTATCGTTATAAAAACTGACGATGTAGATAAAATCTATAAAACTCTAGAAAATTATAAAAAAGAC of Clostridioides sp. ES-S-0054-01 contains these proteins:
- a CDS encoding undecaprenyl diphosphate synthase family protein, yielding MRIPKHVGIIPDGNRRWASQNGMTKDKGYKSGIDPGLESYRLCRDLGCEEVTFYGFTTDNTRRPSVQTKAFTKACIDAANILIDEGAALLVVGNTKSPMFPEELLPYTNRIKAKEGQIKANLLVNYGWYWDLNNISGVENVSKNNIQDYIQSFDVSRLDLIIRWGGRRRLSGFLPVQSIYADFYVIDNYWPDFKSDDIKDAFSWYDTQDVTLGG
- a CDS encoding DUF4358 domain-containing protein encodes the protein MKKILILFFSIILSLGMVGCSSSGDYKNVSTSRIERALKSADLLIKESKIFDAKEFNYFNDVEEDIIQGFVINSSEKLSLEDIIVIKTDDVDKIYKTLENYKKDMIQAPFGEGHGEKSNSEIANNTIVEKAGKYVYLISAENASQIEDKILSIIKK